The stretch of DNA TGGTTGAAGACCAGATCCTGATATATCAGGTGCCGATCCCTGAACCGCTGCGCTTTATCGAGCCACGCGAAACGGAAACCCGCACCATGCACGCGCTGGAAGAGTACGGCGTGATGCAGGTGAAGCTGTACGAAGATATCGCCCGCTTCGGCCACATATCCACTACCTACGCGTACCCGGTGAAGGTGAACGATCGCTACGTGATGGACCCGTCGCCAATCCCGAAATTTGATAACCCGAAAATGCACATGTCCCCTGCGCTGCAGCTGTTTGGCGCCGGGCGCGAAAAACGTATTTACGCCGTGCCGCCGTTTACCCGCGTAGAGAGCCTCGACTTCGACGACCATCCTTTCCAGGTCCAGGAATGGGAAGAGCCGTGCGCAATCTGCGGGTCACGCCACAGCTACCTTGATGAAGTGGTGCTCGACGACGCGGGCAACCGCATGTTCGTCTGCTCCGATACCGACTACTGCCGCCAGAACAGTGAGGCCTCTCAGTCATGACCAGTCCGCTACTTTCGGTGAATAACCTCACCCACCTCTATGCGCCCGGTAAAGGCTTTATGGACGTGTCGTTCGACCTCTGGCCCGGTGAAGTGCTGGGCATCGTGGGCGAGTCCGGCTCCGGTAAAACGACGCTGCTGAAGGCGATTTCCGCCCGCCTTGCGCCGCAGGAAGGGGAAGTGATTTACCTCGACAGCTCGCTGTACGGGATGTCGGAAGGCGAACGCCGCCGCCTGCTGCGCACCGAATGGGGTGTGGTACACCAGCATCCGATGGACGGCCTGCGCCGCCACGTTTCTGCCGGCGGTAACATCGGCGAGCGCCTGATGGCAACCGGGGCGCGCCACTACGGCGACATTCGCGCCACCGCCCAGCGCTGGCTGGAAGAAGTCGAAATCCCTGCATCACGCATCGACGACCTGCCGACCACGTTTTCCGGCGGGATGCAGCAGCGCCTGCAGATCGCCCGCAACCTGGTGACCCATCCGAAGCTGGTATTTATGGATGAGCCCACCGGCGGGCTGGATGTTTCAGTGCAGGCGCGCCTGCTCGACCTGCTGCGCGGCCTGGTAGTGGAGCTGAACCTGGCCGTGGTGATTGTCACCCACGATCTGGGCGTGGCTCGCCTGCTGGCCGACCGCCTGCTGGTGATGAAACAGGGCAAAGTGGTGGAAAGTGGGCTGACCGACCGCGTACTGGACGACCCGCATCACCCGTATACCCAGCTTTTGGTGTCCTCCGTCCTTCAGAATTAGGTACTCGCTATGACCAGAATACGGGTTGAAAACCTGAGCAAAACCTTTGTCCTGCACCACCAGCACGGTATTCGCCTGCCGGTGCTGGCGGACGCTTCGCTGGAAGTTAAAGGCGGAGAATGCGTGGTGCTGCACGGCCACTCCGGCAGCGGGAAATCCACCCTGCTGCGCTCGCTGTACGCCAACTACCTGCCGGATGAAGGACACATCTGGGTTAAGCACAACGACGAATGGCTCGACATCGTGCAGGCTCCGGCGCGTGAAGTGCTGGCGGTGCGTCGCCAGACCATCGGCTGGGTAAGCCAGTTCCTGCGCGTTATTCCGCGAATTTCCGCGCTCGAAGTCGTCATGCAGCCGCTGCTTGATTTGGGCGTGCCGCGTGAAGAGTGCGAGAAAAAAGCCGCCAGCCTGCTGACCCGCCTCAACGTGCCTGAACGCCTGTGGCACCTGGCGCCGTCGACCTTTTCCGGCGGCGAACAGCAGCGCGTGAACATCGCTCGCGGCTTTATTGTCGACTACCCGATTTTACTGCTGGACGAGCCAACCGCCTCGCTGGACGCCAGGAACAGCGCCGCCGTGGTGGCTTTGATTCAGGAAGCAAAAGCACGTGGAGCGGCCATCGTCGGCATCTTCCACGATGAAGCAGTACGTGAACAGGTGGCCGACCGCCTGCATACGATGTCCGCGATGGAGCCCCAACATGATAATCAATAACGTTCGCCTCGTACTGGAAGAAGAAGTAGTCAGTGGCTCGCTGGAAGTGGCCGACGGTTTGATTCGCAACTTTGCCGAGACCCAAAGCCAGCTGCCGGGCGCACACGACGGCGGCGGCGGCTGGCTGCTGCCGGGGCTGATTGAGCTGCACACGGATAACCTGGATAAATTCTTCACCCCACGGCCAAAGGTTGACTGGCCGGCGCACTCCGCCATGAGCAGCCACGACGCGCTGATGGTAGCGAGCGGCATCACCACCGTGCTGGACGCCGTTGCCATCGGCGACGTGCGCGACGGCGGCGACCGCCTGGAAAACCTCGAAAAAATGATCAACGCCGTGGAGGATACGCAAAAACGCGGCCTCAACCGCGCCGAACACCGCCTGCACCTGCGCTGCGAGCTGCCGCACCA from Cedecea neteri encodes:
- a CDS encoding alpha-D-ribose 1-methylphosphonate 5-phosphate C-P-lyase PhnJ, which translates into the protein MANLSGYNFAYLDEQTKRMIRRAMLKAVAIPGYQVPFGGREMPMPYGWGTGGIQLTASLIGESDVLKVIDQGADDTTNAVSIRNFFKRVTGVNTTERTEDATLVQTRHRIPETPLVEDQILIYQVPIPEPLRFIEPRETETRTMHALEEYGVMQVKLYEDIARFGHISTTYAYPVKVNDRYVMDPSPIPKFDNPKMHMSPALQLFGAGREKRIYAVPPFTRVESLDFDDHPFQVQEWEEPCAICGSRHSYLDEVVLDDAGNRMFVCSDTDYCRQNSEASQS
- the phnK gene encoding phosphonate C-P lyase system protein PhnK, which codes for MTSPLLSVNNLTHLYAPGKGFMDVSFDLWPGEVLGIVGESGSGKTTLLKAISARLAPQEGEVIYLDSSLYGMSEGERRRLLRTEWGVVHQHPMDGLRRHVSAGGNIGERLMATGARHYGDIRATAQRWLEEVEIPASRIDDLPTTFSGGMQQRLQIARNLVTHPKLVFMDEPTGGLDVSVQARLLDLLRGLVVELNLAVVIVTHDLGVARLLADRLLVMKQGKVVESGLTDRVLDDPHHPYTQLLVSSVLQN
- the phnL gene encoding phosphonate C-P lyase system protein PhnL — encoded protein: MTRIRVENLSKTFVLHHQHGIRLPVLADASLEVKGGECVVLHGHSGSGKSTLLRSLYANYLPDEGHIWVKHNDEWLDIVQAPAREVLAVRRQTIGWVSQFLRVIPRISALEVVMQPLLDLGVPREECEKKAASLLTRLNVPERLWHLAPSTFSGGEQQRVNIARGFIVDYPILLLDEPTASLDARNSAAVVALIQEAKARGAAIVGIFHDEAVREQVADRLHTMSAMEPQHDNQ